A stretch of Imperialibacter roseus DNA encodes these proteins:
- a CDS encoding ATP-dependent Clp protease adaptor ClpS, with the protein MSYQPQKEDLVEVLEDLESTDLQDLIVYNDDYNTFDHVTNTLIKVCKHDKLQAEQCTWIIHYKGKCGVKKGSLPELKPMKEAILEAGINAEIL; encoded by the coding sequence ATGAGTTATCAACCGCAAAAAGAAGATTTGGTTGAGGTATTGGAAGACCTTGAGTCAACCGATTTACAGGACTTAATTGTCTACAACGACGACTATAACACATTCGATCATGTGACCAACACACTGATCAAGGTTTGTAAGCACGACAAGCTTCAGGCGGAACAGTGCACGTGGATCATCCACTACAAAGGCAAATGTGGAGTAAAAAAGGGCTCTCTGCCTGAGCTGAAGCCTATGAAAGAAGCTATTTTAGAGGCTGGCATCAACGCTGAAATTCTTTAA